From a single Flavobacterium sp. genomic region:
- a CDS encoding GH3 auxin-responsive promoter family protein — MSVKAFAAKLFAKRIHAKTQKWANNPVETQQKVFEALIKEAAQTQFGKDHNFSAIKTFSDFAQKVPIRDYEGLKHYVDKVVKGEENVLWKGKPLYFAKTSGTTSGAKYIPLTKESMPFHIQAARNAILSYIHETGKAEFVKGKMIFLQGSPILEEKNGIKLGRLSGIVAHFVPKYLQKNRMPSWETNCIEDWETKVNAIVEETINEDMAVISGIPSWVQMYFEKLAAKANKPVGEIFKNFNLFIYGGVNYEPYRAKFENLIGRKVDSIELFPASEGFFAYQDSQSENGMLLLLNSGIFYEFIKADEFFTENPKRYTISEVELGVNYVLIISTNAGLWAYNIGDTVQFTSLKPYRVIVSGRIKHYISAFGEHVIGKEVESALQEAMEGTDVRVNEFTVAPQITPTEGLPYHEWFIEFDSEKSEQPNNLEDFALKIDNAMRKQNVYYDDLIVGNVLRTLVITKVPKNGFQEYMKSIGKLGGQNKLPRLSNDRKIAQFFEIK; from the coding sequence ATGTCAGTAAAAGCCTTTGCGGCAAAATTATTTGCTAAAAGAATTCACGCTAAAACTCAAAAATGGGCCAATAATCCTGTTGAAACCCAACAAAAAGTTTTTGAAGCTTTAATCAAAGAAGCCGCACAAACGCAATTTGGAAAAGACCATAATTTTTCAGCTATAAAAACGTTTTCAGATTTTGCGCAAAAAGTTCCAATCCGTGATTACGAAGGGTTGAAACACTATGTGGATAAAGTTGTAAAAGGCGAAGAAAATGTACTTTGGAAAGGAAAACCACTTTATTTTGCTAAAACTTCTGGAACCACTTCTGGTGCAAAATATATTCCGCTAACAAAAGAATCCATGCCTTTTCATATTCAAGCAGCTCGAAATGCCATTTTGAGTTACATTCACGAAACGGGAAAAGCTGAGTTTGTAAAAGGTAAAATGATTTTCTTGCAAGGAAGTCCTATTTTAGAAGAAAAAAATGGCATCAAGCTGGGAAGATTATCAGGAATTGTAGCGCATTTTGTTCCGAAATATTTACAAAAAAATCGAATGCCAAGTTGGGAAACCAATTGCATTGAAGATTGGGAAACTAAAGTCAATGCCATTGTGGAAGAAACCATTAATGAAGATATGGCGGTGATTTCAGGCATTCCATCTTGGGTGCAAATGTACTTTGAGAAACTAGCAGCAAAAGCAAACAAGCCTGTTGGTGAAATTTTCAAAAACTTCAATTTATTCATTTATGGCGGCGTAAATTACGAACCTTATCGAGCGAAGTTTGAAAATTTAATCGGAAGAAAAGTTGATTCTATTGAGTTATTTCCTGCTTCGGAAGGTTTTTTTGCCTATCAAGATTCTCAATCAGAAAATGGAATGTTATTGCTATTGAATTCTGGAATTTTCTACGAATTCATAAAGGCAGATGAATTTTTTACCGAAAATCCAAAACGCTACACGATTAGTGAAGTAGAGTTAGGAGTCAATTACGTTTTAATTATTTCTACGAATGCCGGACTTTGGGCATACAATATTGGCGATACGGTTCAGTTTACGAGTTTAAAACCATATCGTGTGATTGTTTCAGGTAGAATCAAACATTATATTTCGGCTTTTGGAGAACATGTTATTGGAAAAGAAGTAGAATCTGCTCTACAAGAAGCAATGGAAGGAACTGATGTTCGTGTAAATGAATTTACCGTAGCACCACAAATTACGCCAACCGAAGGTTTACCTTATCACGAATGGTTTATTGAATTTGATTCCGAAAAATCGGAACAACCCAATAATTTAGAAGATTTTGCGTTAAAAATAGATAACGCCATGCGTAAACAAAATGTATATTATGATGATTTGATTGTTGGTAACGTGTTACGAACATTGGTCATCACAAAAGTTCCAAAAAACGGTTTTCAAGAGTATATGAAATCCATTGGCAAATTAGGTGGACAAAATAAGTTACCGAGACTTTCAAATGATAGAAAGATTGCTCAATTTTTTGAGATAAAATAA
- a CDS encoding murein hydrolase activator EnvC family protein translates to MANKKLKRQLLLKKLYNKRRLVILNEDTFEETFSLKLNLMNVFVVGTIGAILIIFVTTYIIAFTPLREYIPGYASTKLKQDALEMAIKSDSLEKSVKINNAYIASIKKVLTGDLEYAKLNKDSIKALDVSDIDISGLSPTEKEQELREQVIKEDKYNVFESSKPKVSFVLFPPAQGAILQKYNVANKHLAVKIALTNNTPIKSVGAGTIIFSDWTPSSGYVVIIRHKDDILSVYKNAASVTKSQGNIVRSGEVIALAGNANAVQNSGATLHFELWKDGFPIDPTQFINFN, encoded by the coding sequence ATGGCTAACAAAAAGCTAAAAAGACAGTTACTTCTTAAAAAGTTATACAACAAAAGAAGACTAGTTATTCTTAACGAAGATACTTTTGAAGAGACCTTTTCATTAAAATTAAATTTAATGAATGTCTTTGTTGTGGGAACTATTGGCGCTATTTTAATCATTTTCGTTACTACTTATATCATCGCCTTTACGCCTCTGCGCGAATATATTCCAGGGTATGCTTCAACAAAATTAAAACAAGACGCATTGGAAATGGCAATTAAATCGGATTCTCTTGAAAAATCGGTGAAAATAAACAATGCATATATTGCTTCTATTAAAAAAGTATTAACAGGTGATTTAGAATACGCAAAACTGAACAAAGACTCCATCAAAGCATTAGATGTTTCCGATATAGATATTTCAGGACTTTCACCAACCGAAAAAGAGCAAGAATTAAGAGAACAAGTAATAAAAGAAGACAAATACAATGTATTTGAATCGTCTAAACCTAAAGTTAGTTTTGTATTGTTTCCTCCAGCTCAAGGTGCTATTTTACAAAAATACAATGTAGCTAATAAACATTTAGCGGTTAAAATTGCATTGACCAATAATACACCCATAAAATCTGTTGGAGCAGGAACTATTATTTTTTCCGATTGGACTCCTAGTTCGGGTTATGTGGTTATTATTCGCCATAAAGATGATATTTTATCGGTATATAAAAATGCGGCTTCGGTAACAAAATCACAAGGAAACATTGTTAGATCAGGTGAAGTTATTGCTCTTGCAGGAAATGCCAATGCTGTCCAAAATTCGGGCGCAACACTTCATTTTGAATTATGGAAAGATGGTTTTCCTATTGATCCAACTCAATTTATCAATTTCAATTAA
- a CDS encoding twin-arginine translocase TatA/TatE family subunit, translating to MNALTIFLGVVGVPQIILIAVIVLLLFGGKKIPELMKGIGTGIKEFKNAAKDEQPANSKKEEETKE from the coding sequence ATGAATGCATTAACTATATTTTTAGGAGTAGTTGGAGTTCCACAAATTATCTTGATTGCGGTAATAGTTTTATTACTTTTTGGTGGAAAAAAAATTCCAGAATTAATGAAAGGAATTGGTACAGGTATTAAAGAATTTAAAAACGCTGCCAAAGACGAACAACCAGCAAATTCTAAAAAAGAAGAAGAAACTAAAGAATAA
- a CDS encoding RNA polymerase sigma factor: MQETNWHEIYSKLSPKLLGVCRRYIKDIATAEDIVQDAFIVAIQKEQELKNKDALNGWLRKIVVHRAINYLKNEQKINFTSTTNFECADETNEINIMELDKKSVLLASDFSHKELLEAIDSLSENHKSVFNLYIIDGFSHLEISKLLSISVGTSKSSLSRARKNIQEFLFEKLSLHSKEKKKKRIIAFLLFLGFGNQLFANYYKKAFSNFEISPKNTFNPDKKCNNLDLILLNTSIYRTKILKLITLFTGLVSLIVLFFYNNATPKIIQETKKNTIINTIDKKDTISLSNEVKTSEKKRAIIEVKTPALHINSVEKKDSATNSEVPKIVVIKKQIIKKDTVYVEKE; the protein is encoded by the coding sequence ATGCAAGAAACCAATTGGCACGAGATATATAGTAAGCTTTCTCCTAAGCTCTTAGGTGTTTGTCGCAGATATATAAAGGATATCGCAACAGCCGAAGACATTGTTCAAGATGCTTTCATTGTTGCCATTCAAAAAGAGCAGGAATTAAAAAACAAAGATGCTTTAAATGGATGGTTGCGGAAAATTGTAGTTCATCGAGCGATAAATTATTTAAAAAACGAACAGAAAATAAATTTTACAAGTACAACAAATTTTGAATGTGCTGATGAAACAAACGAAATAAATATAATGGAACTCGATAAAAAATCAGTCCTTTTAGCGAGTGATTTCAGCCACAAGGAATTGTTAGAGGCGATTGATTCGCTTTCTGAAAACCATAAATCCGTTTTTAACCTTTATATTATTGATGGTTTTTCACACCTTGAAATTAGCAAACTATTGAGTATATCCGTTGGAACTTCTAAATCAAGTTTGTCAAGGGCAAGAAAAAATATTCAGGAATTTCTTTTTGAAAAACTTTCTTTACATTCAAAAGAGAAAAAGAAAAAACGAATAATTGCGTTTTTATTGTTTTTAGGTTTTGGAAACCAACTTTTTGCCAATTATTACAAAAAAGCATTTTCTAATTTTGAAATTTCACCAAAAAACACCTTTAATCCTGATAAAAAATGTAATAACTTAGACTTGATTTTACTTAATACGTCTATTTATCGAACTAAAATATTAAAATTAATCACTCTTTTTACAGGCTTAGTTTCATTGATTGTATTATTCTTTTACAATAACGCAACACCTAAAATAATACAAGAAACTAAAAAAAATACAATTATAAATACTATAGACAAAAAAGACACAATAAGTTTATCAAATGAAGTGAAAACTTCAGAAAAAAAGAGGGCTATAATTGAAGTGAAAACACCAGCGTTACATATAAATTCTGTTGAAAAAAAGGATTCGGCAACCAATTCTGAAGTTCCAAAAATCGTTGTAATTAAAAAGCAAATTATTAAAAAAGATACGGTTTATGTTGAAAAAGAATAA
- a CDS encoding Tex family protein has product MINIQFIQNQTNIAPKNIEATIKLLSEDCTIPFISRYRKDQTGNLDEVQIEAISKLNKQFDEIIKRKESILKSIEEQKALSPELKSKIENSFDLQELEDFYLPYKKKKKTKADVARENGLEPLAKIIMSQRNDDIEFLASKYLNANVKNEDEALQGARDIIAEWINENIFIRKNLRRLFQRKAEITTKVVKTKKDEEAAQKFNQYFDWNEPISKAPSHRLLAMLRAEAEGFVKLNVAVEKEEALDFIEENIIKNKNSEATEHLELAIKDSYKRLLEPAISNETLQEAKAKADIKAIDVFSENLRQLLLAPPLGEKRILAIDPGYRTGCKVVCLDEKGDLLNNETIYPHAPQNDTAMAMKKIRSMVNAYNIEAISIGNGTASRETEFFIKKIAFDKPVQVFVVSEAGASVYSASKIAREEFSNYDVTVRGSVSIGRRLSDPLAELVKIDPKSIGVGQYQHDVDQSKLQSALDSTVMSCVNSVGININTASKSLLSYVSGIGEKMAENIVAYRSENGPFEDRKQLKKVPRLGEKAYQQAAAFIRIRDGKNPLDNSAVHPEAYPIVEKMAKDLGIKTTELIANKEKIAQIKPEIYITSEIGILTLKDILKELEKPGLDPRKAAKIFEFDPNVKTIKDIRTGMILPGIVNNITAFGCFVDVGIKESGLVHISQLKEGYVSDVNEVVKMHQHVQVKVVEVDEARKRIQLTMVF; this is encoded by the coding sequence ATGATCAACATTCAATTCATTCAAAACCAAACCAACATTGCTCCAAAAAACATTGAAGCTACTATAAAATTACTTTCGGAAGATTGTACGATTCCGTTTATTTCGCGTTATCGAAAAGATCAAACCGGCAATTTAGATGAGGTACAAATTGAAGCCATTTCGAAATTAAACAAGCAATTTGACGAAATCATCAAGCGAAAAGAAAGCATTCTAAAATCAATTGAAGAGCAAAAGGCGCTTTCGCCTGAATTGAAATCAAAAATTGAAAATAGTTTCGATTTACAAGAATTGGAAGATTTCTATTTACCTTATAAAAAGAAGAAAAAAACCAAAGCCGATGTGGCTCGTGAAAACGGTTTAGAACCATTGGCAAAAATCATCATGAGTCAACGAAATGATGATATTGAGTTTTTAGCATCGAAATATTTGAATGCAAACGTTAAAAACGAAGACGAAGCTCTACAAGGTGCTCGCGATATCATTGCCGAATGGATTAACGAAAACATTTTTATTCGTAAAAATTTACGTCGCTTGTTCCAACGAAAAGCAGAAATCACAACCAAAGTTGTTAAAACTAAAAAAGACGAGGAAGCGGCTCAAAAATTCAATCAGTATTTTGATTGGAACGAACCGATTTCTAAAGCACCATCGCATCGTTTATTAGCCATGTTGCGTGCCGAAGCAGAAGGTTTTGTGAAGTTAAATGTCGCTGTTGAAAAAGAAGAAGCTCTAGATTTTATCGAAGAAAATATCATCAAAAATAAAAATTCTGAGGCAACAGAACATTTAGAATTAGCTATTAAAGACAGTTACAAACGTTTGTTAGAACCAGCTATTTCAAACGAAACGTTACAAGAAGCTAAGGCTAAAGCGGATATCAAAGCAATTGATGTGTTTTCGGAAAATTTACGACAATTGTTATTAGCGCCACCATTAGGAGAAAAACGAATTTTAGCCATCGACCCAGGTTATAGAACCGGTTGTAAAGTGGTTTGCTTGGATGAAAAAGGCGATTTATTAAACAACGAAACCATTTATCCACACGCACCACAAAACGACACTGCCATGGCGATGAAGAAAATACGTTCAATGGTGAATGCGTATAATATTGAAGCAATTTCTATTGGAAACGGAACTGCTTCTCGTGAAACCGAATTTTTTATTAAAAAAATCGCTTTTGATAAACCCGTTCAAGTTTTTGTAGTTTCCGAAGCGGGTGCATCGGTGTATTCTGCCAGTAAAATTGCACGAGAAGAATTCTCAAATTATGATGTTACCGTTCGTGGTTCTGTTTCGATTGGAAGACGACTTTCTGATCCATTGGCAGAATTGGTAAAAATTGATCCAAAATCCATTGGTGTTGGACAATATCAGCACGATGTAGATCAAAGTAAATTGCAATCGGCTTTAGATAGTACGGTGATGAGTTGTGTGAATTCAGTGGGAATTAACATCAACACCGCAAGTAAATCGTTGTTGAGTTATGTTTCTGGAATTGGTGAAAAAATGGCTGAAAATATTGTAGCCTATCGTTCAGAAAATGGTCCTTTTGAAGATAGAAAACAACTGAAAAAAGTACCACGTTTAGGTGAAAAAGCCTACCAACAAGCCGCCGCTTTCATTAGAATTCGCGATGGAAAAAATCCGTTGGACAACTCGGCTGTTCACCCGGAAGCGTATCCTATTGTGGAAAAAATGGCAAAAGATTTAGGTATCAAAACCACGGAGTTAATCGCTAATAAAGAAAAAATCGCGCAGATAAAACCAGAAATTTACATTACATCCGAAATCGGAATTTTAACGTTGAAAGATATTCTAAAAGAGTTAGAAAAACCAGGTTTAGATCCAAGAAAAGCAGCAAAAATTTTCGAATTTGACCCGAATGTAAAAACCATAAAAGATATACGAACTGGCATGATTTTACCCGGAATCGTAAATAACATTACCGCATTTGGTTGCTTTGTGGATGTGGGAATTAAAGAAAGTGGTTTGGTGCACATTTCGCAACTAAAAGAAGGCTATGTTTCCGATGTAAACGAAGTAGTAAAAATGCATCAACACGTTCAAGTAAAAGTGGTTGAAGTAGACGAAGCTAGAAAACGCATTCAGTTGACGATGGTATTTTAA
- a CDS encoding DUF1294 domain-containing protein: MLIIVNKIELLKYYLWTKLLTFGSTIYLIVINSLCFLTYGYDKWQAKNNKRRISEFNLLLLAGVGGTIGGILSIYLFKHKTNKFSFIIAFYTIVILQIVLLYFGIQTFKSESNIFNNIGY; the protein is encoded by the coding sequence ATGTTGATCATTGTAAATAAAATTGAACTGCTAAAATACTATCTTTGGACAAAATTATTAACTTTTGGAAGTACTATTTATTTAATTGTGATTAATAGCCTCTGTTTCTTAACTTATGGCTACGATAAATGGCAAGCTAAAAACAATAAAAGACGCATTTCAGAATTCAATTTGCTTTTATTAGCTGGTGTTGGTGGAACTATTGGTGGGATTTTAAGTATCTATCTTTTCAAACACAAAACCAATAAATTTTCTTTTATAATCGCTTTTTATACTATTGTGATACTTCAGATTGTTTTATTGTATTTCGGAATTCAAACGTTTAAAAGCGAATCCAATATTTTCAATAACATCGGTTATTAA
- a CDS encoding NAD(P)H-hydrate dehydratase, with protein MKVVKLDLNCIQKSYKKRPCDSHKGTQGHALLIAGSTNKMGAAIIASKASLRSGVGLLTVAFSPENKNVLFNSIPEAIYENTCVMNDLSPYQAIGIGPGIGVDEISLQCIYELYENKLPVVFDADALNLIAKYKIDWKNFNFPFVLTPHPKEFDRLFGEHDSESERRISAIQKAAALNCVIVLKGHKTFITDGIHIFENTTGNSGLAKGGSGDALTGMITSFLAQGYTTLEASKLGVYLHGLAADITLQTQSEESMLITDVIENIGFAFKRLNSEIQ; from the coding sequence ATGAAAGTTGTAAAATTAGATTTGAATTGTATTCAAAAAAGTTATAAAAAAAGACCTTGTGATTCTCATAAAGGAACACAAGGTCATGCTTTGTTAATAGCAGGAAGCACAAACAAAATGGGTGCTGCTATTATTGCTTCTAAAGCCAGTTTGCGTTCAGGTGTTGGATTGTTAACTGTAGCTTTTTCTCCTGAAAACAAAAATGTACTTTTTAATTCCATTCCCGAAGCCATATATGAAAATACATGTGTGATGAATGATTTATCTCCTTATCAAGCTATTGGAATTGGTCCCGGAATTGGCGTAGATGAAATCAGTCTGCAATGCATTTACGAATTGTACGAAAACAAACTTCCCGTTGTTTTTGATGCCGATGCCTTGAATTTAATAGCCAAATACAAAATAGATTGGAAAAACTTTAATTTTCCATTTGTGTTAACACCCCATCCAAAAGAATTTGATCGATTATTTGGTGAACATGATTCTGAATCCGAAAGAAGAATTTCGGCAATTCAAAAAGCGGCAGCATTAAATTGTGTAATCGTTTTAAAAGGTCACAAAACGTTTATCACTGACGGAATTCACATTTTTGAAAACACTACCGGAAATTCAGGTTTAGCAAAAGGTGGTTCAGGTGATGCGTTAACTGGAATGATTACTTCATTTTTAGCACAAGGTTACACTACTTTAGAAGCTTCAAAATTAGGTGTTTATCTTCATGGATTAGCTGCTGATATTACACTTCAAACACAAAGCGAAGAAAGCATGTTAATAACCGATGTTATTGAAAATATTGGATTCGCTTTTAAACGTTTGAATTCCGAAATACAATAA
- the rpiB gene encoding ribose 5-phosphate isomerase B encodes MKISIGNDHAGPDYKKAIVQYLEEKGHTVYNHGTDTFDSVDYPDFGHPVAYDVESKKADLGIVICGSGNGIAMTVNKHQDIRAALCWTKEIAALARQHNDANVLSIPARYTSIQQAIEMVDTFLNTSFEGGRHGNRVKKIACK; translated from the coding sequence ATGAAAATTTCAATTGGAAACGACCATGCAGGTCCAGATTATAAAAAAGCAATTGTTCAATATCTAGAAGAAAAAGGACATACCGTATATAATCATGGAACAGATACTTTTGACAGTGTTGATTATCCAGATTTTGGTCATCCAGTAGCGTATGATGTTGAAAGCAAAAAAGCTGATTTAGGAATTGTAATTTGTGGTTCAGGAAACGGAATAGCTATGACAGTGAATAAACATCAAGATATTCGTGCGGCTTTGTGTTGGACAAAAGAAATCGCAGCTTTGGCTCGTCAACATAATGATGCTAATGTTTTAAGTATTCCAGCTCGTTATACTTCTATTCAGCAAGCTATTGAAATGGTAGATACGTTTTTAAATACTTCTTTTGAAGGCGGAAGACACGGTAATCGCGTAAAAAAAATCGCTTGTAAATAA
- the rnr gene encoding ribonuclease R → MSKKPKKLGNKPKDFTAQIFKILSREPSKSFNYKQIAAVLELSDTKSRNEIIRDLKILKAQDKIHETEIGKYQIISKAEYYEGIIDMTSRKTGYFVCDELEDDVFVPFINLNHALDGDKVKAYIYNRRSSRKPEAEVLEILERKKSEFVGVIDIQKNFAFVTTANAKMYTDIFIPKNKIGDAGHGDVVLVTLEDWPKKADSPFGSVIKVLGKPGEHNTEIHAILAEYGLPYDFPIEVEAYANKIDTSIIEEEIKKRRDMRDVLTFTIDPKDAKDFDDALSFQILENGNYEIGVHIADVSHYLQEGTILDDEAYKRATSVYLVDRVVPMLPEVLSNFACSLRPHEEKYTFSAVFQLNNKAEVLDAWFGRTVTYSDQRFAYEEAQSIIETKSDVIPAEISLTGNEYIVPKLIVDATLKMDELAKILRRKRMAAGAISFDKVEVKFNLNEDAEPIGVYFKQSKDANHLIEEFMLLANRKVAEFIGKQKKTFIYRIHDEPNEDKLINLQTVIAKFGYSINFRSKKDISNSLNNLLEEVQGKKEQNLVDTLTIRSMSKAAYSTENIGHYGLAFDYYSHFTSPIRRYPDVMAHRLLQFYIDGGKSVSEEEYEEKCVHSSQMEGLAAQAERDSVKYMQVKYMQDHKDEEFLGVISGVTEWGIYVEIIENKCEGMVRIREIRDDYYTFDDKQYALVGEVSKNILQLGDEIYVKVKNADLVKKQLDFHYLRKRE, encoded by the coding sequence ATGAGTAAGAAACCAAAAAAATTAGGAAATAAACCAAAAGATTTTACTGCACAAATATTTAAAATACTTTCAAGAGAACCTTCTAAATCTTTTAATTACAAACAAATAGCTGCTGTTTTAGAACTTTCAGATACGAAAAGCAGAAACGAAATAATTAGAGATTTAAAAATACTTAAAGCACAAGATAAAATTCACGAAACGGAAATTGGAAAATATCAAATTATTTCCAAAGCAGAATATTACGAAGGAATTATAGATATGACTTCTCGTAAAACAGGCTATTTTGTTTGTGATGAATTAGAAGATGATGTTTTTGTTCCGTTTATTAACTTAAATCATGCATTAGATGGTGATAAAGTGAAAGCTTATATTTACAATAGAAGAAGTTCACGCAAACCAGAAGCAGAAGTTTTAGAAATTTTAGAACGAAAAAAATCAGAATTTGTTGGAGTTATCGATATTCAAAAAAACTTTGCTTTTGTAACAACAGCCAATGCTAAAATGTATACCGATATTTTCATCCCAAAAAATAAAATTGGTGATGCAGGACATGGTGATGTTGTTTTAGTAACGCTAGAAGACTGGCCTAAAAAAGCCGATTCTCCTTTTGGTTCTGTGATAAAAGTTTTAGGAAAACCAGGAGAACACAATACAGAAATTCATGCAATTTTAGCTGAATATGGTTTACCATATGATTTTCCAATTGAAGTAGAAGCGTATGCGAATAAAATAGATACTTCAATCATAGAAGAAGAAATAAAAAAACGTCGCGATATGCGTGATGTTTTAACGTTTACAATTGATCCAAAAGATGCTAAAGATTTTGATGATGCGTTATCATTTCAAATTTTAGAAAATGGAAATTACGAAATCGGAGTTCATATTGCTGATGTTTCGCATTATTTACAAGAAGGAACTATTTTAGATGATGAAGCTTATAAAAGAGCTACTTCTGTTTATTTAGTAGATAGAGTTGTTCCAATGTTACCAGAAGTGTTATCCAACTTTGCTTGTTCGCTCCGACCACATGAAGAAAAATATACGTTTTCAGCTGTTTTTCAATTAAATAATAAAGCGGAAGTTTTAGATGCATGGTTTGGACGAACCGTAACGTATTCTGACCAACGTTTTGCTTATGAAGAAGCTCAGAGTATCATCGAAACAAAATCAGATGTTATTCCAGCTGAAATTTCATTGACTGGAAACGAATACATTGTTCCAAAACTAATAGTTGATGCTACTTTAAAAATGGATGAATTAGCTAAAATTCTTCGAAGAAAAAGAATGGCAGCTGGAGCGATTTCGTTTGATAAAGTAGAAGTAAAATTCAATTTGAATGAAGATGCAGAACCAATTGGAGTTTACTTCAAACAAAGTAAAGATGCGAATCATTTGATTGAAGAATTCATGTTGTTAGCGAATAGAAAAGTAGCAGAATTCATTGGAAAACAAAAGAAAACTTTTATTTACAGAATTCACGATGAACCAAATGAAGATAAATTAATCAATCTTCAAACCGTGATTGCTAAGTTTGGATATTCAATCAATTTCCGTTCTAAAAAAGATATTTCGAATTCGTTAAACAATTTATTAGAAGAAGTTCAAGGTAAAAAAGAACAAAATTTAGTAGATACCTTAACCATTAGAAGTATGAGTAAGGCTGCTTATTCTACTGAAAATATTGGTCACTACGGATTAGCTTTTGATTATTATAGTCATTTTACTTCGCCAATTCGTCGTTATCCAGATGTTATGGCACACCGTTTGTTACAATTTTACATAGATGGTGGAAAAAGTGTAAGTGAAGAAGAATACGAAGAAAAATGTGTACATTCTTCACAAATGGAAGGTTTAGCCGCACAAGCCGAACGCGATTCTGTGAAATACATGCAAGTAAAATACATGCAAGATCACAAAGACGAAGAGTTTTTAGGTGTAATTTCGGGTGTAACCGAATGGGGAATTTATGTAGAAATCATCGAAAATAAATGCGAAGGAATGGTTAGAATTCGTGAAATTAGAGATGATTATTACACTTTTGATGACAAACAATATGCTTTAGTAGGTGAAGTTTCTAAAAATATTTTACAATTAGGAGACGAAATTTACGTTAAAGTAAAAAATGCCGATTTAGTGAAGAAACAATTGGATTTTCATTATTTGAGAAAGAGAGAGTAA
- a CDS encoding head GIN domain-containing protein, producing the protein MKNTFLTFITCSIFSLGIAQTEKQVGDFTKVTAFDKIDVNLVASTENKVVLTGANSQEVEVINKSGELKIRMPLTKMLSGDDVSATVYYKKLDAVEANEGSRVSSKDEISAINFDIICKEGSEIKLTNLQADRLQVRVSQGSIVTTKGTVKNQDILSNSGGKYDGQDCKTQQTVVTVNAGGMAHVYATDLVDAKTRAGGEIKIYGKPKQINEKKIAGGTIEQAK; encoded by the coding sequence ATGAAAAACACATTTTTAACCTTTATAACCTGTTCCATCTTTTCATTAGGAATAGCTCAAACTGAAAAACAAGTTGGTGATTTTACTAAAGTAACCGCTTTTGATAAAATTGATGTCAACTTAGTAGCATCGACTGAAAATAAAGTTGTTTTAACGGGTGCTAATTCACAAGAAGTAGAAGTAATTAATAAAAGTGGCGAATTAAAAATCAGAATGCCTTTAACAAAAATGTTAAGTGGTGACGATGTTTCTGCAACTGTTTATTATAAAAAATTAGATGCTGTTGAAGCTAATGAAGGAAGCAGAGTTTCTTCAAAAGATGAAATTTCTGCGATAAATTTTGACATCATTTGTAAAGAAGGTTCCGAAATTAAACTAACTAATTTACAAGCCGATAGATTACAAGTTCGTGTTTCGCAAGGAAGTATTGTAACTACAAAAGGAACCGTTAAAAACCAAGATATTTTATCCAATTCTGGTGGAAAATATGATGGTCAAGATTGTAAAACCCAACAAACAGTAGTTACGGTAAACGCTGGCGGCATGGCTCACGTGTATGCAACGGATTTAGTAGATGCTAAAACAAGAGCAGGTGGTGAAATAAAAATCTACGGTAAACCAAAACAAATCAACGAAAAGAAAATCGCTGGAGGAACTATCGAACAAGCGAAATAG